A segment of the Filifactor alocis ATCC 35896 genome:
TCAACCGCCTGTACACGATAGAGATCCATGGGACGAAGTCCCGCTTTGGATTGAGCAACCATGGCAATCTCTCTTTTGTTGAGCATACACTCCTGACTTTCCGCATAGATTGCAAGCATATCCGGAACCAAAGCATACAGTAATTTTATCTGAAGATGAATGGTTTCCAACGGATTTTTTTGCACCTCCGTATACAAAACCAGTGCCGTATCTGACGAGGAGATTTCTCTTTCATCCTCTTTTGTAAAATATTTTCTTTGTAACTCAAAAATGATATCCGAATCAAATCCGTCCATAAACATATCGAAATCATACTCATTATCCTGATAAACAACTTTGAATGCAACAGAGTTCTCTTCTTCTGAATACTCGAATGCAACACACTTGACATCATCCAAAGAATCCAATCTCTCTCTTAAGTTCTCTTTAGAAAAATCTTCTTTCCCTTTTGGGTAAACACCTCTCATAATCGAAAATCTTTCCCATGGTTCCAAAGAGATACCACCCATCATCCTGTCACAAAGTTCAATCATCGCTATCGTATCTTCATCATCCGGCAAAAGCTCCAAAGCCTTTTCAAAATGTGCTTTTGCAGGTTGATATTGCTGAAGACCTTCGTACGCCATTCCCATTCTGTACTGATAATTATGATTGTCTGACAAATCCTGTTCCAACGGTTTCAGTATTTCAATTGCTCTGTTACAACACTCCTCTTCAATCATGCTATCAGCAGAACGATAAATCCAAACTCTGCCCAACTCACTTAAAAGCTCCGGTGTTCTCTCCTCTTCGGAAAGGCTCATTACCACTTCCTCAATCTTGTCAACTTCCCCTTCCTTAAACCATTTTTGGCATTGTTCCAATAATGTCATAGCATATCCTCCTTTTTCTCTATCATTAATGAAAGAAATCTCCCTTTCAAAAATATCTTCCTTTTGTACTTCATGCAGTGTATTCACCGATTCCAAAAAACTGCTTATCAGCTCATTTCATAGTATCCGTCAAACACAAATTTTTCCGGATGCGTTCTCACATACTCATCCTCATATACTCCCTCATAGTCATATACAAAGCTGTCCGCATCTTCAAATAAGTCCTCTATTTTTTCATCCTGCATCCATTCTTGCAACCTGTCACAACGCATATCTCTATCGTAAGGAATTCTGCCGCCGAAACAATCCGCAATTTTTTGTAAATTTGCTGCAAGTTCATTCATCCCGAACAACTGAAAGCCGTTCAATGTATCTTCCCAAACAATACCCGTGGAATTTTCAAGAAACTGCCAATGTCCTCCGTTGTTCACTTCCAAAAAATACCATGTCGTTGCCAAAAGATATCTCTGCTCCAATGTGAACGCCTCCGCCGATTTCAAATACTCTTCATAAGAACCGTAGATATCGACTCTCCAATACATCGGCTGTGTTATGTCCCAAGTATCATCTATGTTTTTCAAATCATCGACAGTAATTTTTTTGTAAACTTGTTCCATGTGCAATTCCAACCCCTTATCGCTTTCATCTCCTGATTTTATTCTTCCCGTATCCAAACACTTCTATTATTTCTTATTGAATATTTTACTATTATTCGATACAAAAATAAATATGTATGAAAAGATTGATATCTGTTCCGGACAAAAATTTAAAATATAAACAATAAATTCTTGACATATTTTGATGATATCCGTATAATGATACCATAATGTAAAAATGCGGAAATTGTCTGTACTTATGATATTCTGCATAATAAAGGAAGGTGGTGGATAAAATGAAGAGAACTTATCAACCTAAAAGAAGACAAAGAAAGAAAGTACATGGATTTAGAAAAAGAATGCAATCTGCAACCGGTAGAAATGTATTGAGAAGAAGAAGAGCAAAAGGCAGAAAAAGATTATCTGCGTAATAGAAAGGCCGCGTGTTGAGATGTGGCCTTTTTTTATTAGTTTTTATTAGTATTAAACATGAGGTACTGTATGATTTTTTCGAGTTTAAAAAAGAACGAAGACTTTCGAACCGTATACAACAGAGGCAAATCCTTTGCGAACAGACAGCTTGTATTCTACTATATGCCAAACAAATTGTCCGAGAACAGAGTCGGATTTTCTATTTCAAAAAAGTTTGGAAAAGCGGTGTATCGTAACAAGGCGCGCCGAAGATTGAAAGAAATCTTAAGAGCTTCCTCTTGTAAAAAACAAGGATACGACATGATTTTTATTGTTCGTCCCGGTGCAAAAGAGGCGGACTATGCAACTCTTGAAAAATCTGTAACTCATTTATTTCAAAAAACTGAGATGATTTAATGACAAAACTACTAAAAAAGATTATAATAGCATTGATTCGTTTTTACCAACTGGCTCTATCACCTCTAAAACAACCTACTTGTCAGTTTTCGCCGACTTGTTCTCAATACAGCATAGAAGCCATTGAACGTTTCGGAGTGATAAAAGGCACTTATCTTTCCGTTCGAAGAATTTTGAAATGCCATCCGTTTCATGAGGGTGGATATGACCCCGTGCCTGAAAAATGGAAATCTTAGGAGGATTATCAGTTGACAACACCAATTGCAAAAGTACTCGGTATGCTTTTAAAGATGATTTATACCGTCACCCAAAACTACGGACTTGCCATCATATTTTTTACGATTATCGTAAAGCTGGCAATGTTACCGCTTACCCTATCTCAAAATAAATCAATGATGGAGATGAACAAAATCCAACCATTGATTCAGGATATTCAAAAGAAATATCCGAAGGATAAACAAAAGCAGGCAGAACTCACAACACAGCTTTACAAAGAGCACGGTGTCAATCCGATGATGGGTTGCTTACCGTTGCTTGTACAAATGCCTATTTTATTTGCTTTATTTCGTGCATTGCGTAATCCCGTAGAATACGTATTCGGCTCTGAAACATTATTTCAAGTTGCCGATACCAGTTTCTTGTGGCTCAAGAATTTGAGCAGTCCCGACATTATTACCATCGGCGGTTTTGCGTTTCCTTTCATTTTTCCGATTGTTGCCGCAGCAGCAACTTTTATTGACACCAAGATGACAATGTTAAAAAATGACAAGAAAAAGGAAAAACAAAAAGACGGAAAACAAAATCAACCGGAAAATCCGGGAGAAAGCATGCAAAAAACAATGTTATATATGATGCCATTGATGATTTTTTGGTGGGGACGTTCTTTCCCTGCAGGTCTTTCTATCTACTGGGCAGTATCAACACTGTTTTCTATCGCACAACGCAAAATTGTAGAGCGTATCAGTCTGTCAAAAGAAAAGGGTACTCAAGCTATCGAAAGGAGAAAATAAGTATGAGAACAATTGACGTACTTGCAAAAACGAAAGAAGAAGCAATTGCGAAAGCAATGGCGGAATTGAATGTTCCGATGGAACGCCTCGAAGTTGAAGTAATCGAAGAAGCAACCAAAGGCTTTTTGGGATTGATAGGAAAAAAAGAATGCCATATCCGTGTGACGGAGTTAGATGATACTCGTGCAGAAGAATTTGCAACAGAATTTTTGAACGGACTGTTCGAAGTGACTAATACCGATTGTTCCTTTACTTGCGAAAAAGATGAAGATGGCATTTTGCATATCAATGTGGAAGGAGAAGAATCTTCCCTATTCATCGGTCGTCGCGGTGACACATTGGACGCATTGCAAATGTTGACTACTTTGGTGGTAAACAGACAATTGGAAGACTACCAAAAAATTATGATTGACATTGAAGATTATCGTGAAAAGAGAGAAGAATCGCTCACAAACTATGTAAAGAAAATGGCTCGACAAGTTGCAAAATACAAACGCAGTGTAAAATTGGATCCGATGAATCCTTACGATAGAAGAATCGCACATTCCGTATTGCAAGGCGATCCGTATGTAACGACCTACAGTGAAGGAAAAGACCCTTATCGCAGAGTTGTTATCTCACTGAAGAAAGAAAAAAGAGTTCCTCAAATTGCCGAAGATCCGGAAGAATAAAAACAACATCCAAGGTTATTGTCCGCTAAAGGGCAATAACCTTTTTTATACTTATTCGGTCACAAATTTTTGAAGTTGTTATTGTTTCGTACAATATCATTCCAAAAAACACCTCTCTGTCGAATCCTTATTCCTATTTTGCAAAAAGAGTATTCTATGGTAAGATGAAAACAAATCTTTTGGAACATATTTTTAGACATGATAAAAAGGAGAATCCATGAAGTATTATCAGATTTACACATTTGATATCATCGGTACAATCACAGCAATTGCAACAGAAGACTACATTACACATCTTTCTTTCGCAGATCGTTCCTCTTTCTTCCATCCTTCTTCCGAGAAATTGGAACAAAGAGAAACCGCTCTGTTGAAACAACTGAACCGGCAACTTTGGGAATATGTCCGCAAAGAAAGAACCGTCTTTACCGTTCCGTTTTCTGCAAAAGGCACTCCGTTTCAAGAAAAAGTATGGCATCAGCTTTGCCAAATTCCATACGGATGCACCGAAACATACAAAGAAATTGCCGTTGCTATCGGAAATCAGCAAGCATCTCGCGCAGTCGGAATGGCGAACAATAAGAATCCCATCAGCATCCTGATTCCATGTCACAGAGTCATCGGCAGCAATGGAAGTCCTGTAGGATATGCCGGAGGATTGGATAAAAAAATACAATTATTATATTTGGAAGGGAATAACTATGTTTATAGATGATACAATCGCAGCAATTGCTACCGCAACAGGCGAAGGCGGAATCGGAATCATCCGAATCAGCGGTATGCACTCCTTGGAAATTGCAAAAAAAGTCTTTCGCTCTATCTCAAACAAACAGCCGGAAGAGTATCCGCGCACACTGTGTTACGGTCACATTGTCAAAGACAACACCGTTCTTGATGAAGTGCTGACAGTCTATATGCCGGCTCCTCACACCTACACCAAAGAAGACATTGTTGAAATTCAATGTCACGGCGGAATGATTGCAACCAAAATGATTTTGGAATGGGTACTGGAAAACGGCGCAAGAATGGCGGAACACGGGGAATTTACCAAAAGAGCCTTCTTAAACGGTAGAATTGACTTGTCACAGGCAGAAGCAATCAAAGACATCATTTCCGCACAGACGGCAAAAAGCTTTCTTGTTGCCCAAAACCAGTTGCAAGGCAGCATTTCCAACAAAATAAAATCCATTCGAAACAAAGTGACGGAAGATGTTGCAAAAATTACCGTTGCTGTTGATTTTCCGGAAGAAGATACCCCGGAAGTCACCTATGAAGAATTAAAAGAGAGTATGCTTCTTTGCCAAACGGAAATGAAACAACTTCTTGAAACCTTTGAAACAGGACGATTGCTGAAAGAAGGGCTGAAAACCGCCATCATCGGAAAACCGAATGTCGGCAAATCTTCCCTTCTGAATGAAATTTTGCAAGAACAGCGTGCCATTGTGACCGATATCGAAGGAACCACACGCGATGTCATTGAAGAAATGATTACCATTGACGGCGTCCCTCTTCGCATCATCGACACTGCCGGTATCCGCGATACAGAAGACATTGTAGAACAAATCGGCGTAAGTCGTTCCAAAGAAATCATGCAACAAGCTGATTTAGTTCTTGTGCTTCTCGATTTAAGTCGTCCTCTCACGGAAGAAGACCATATTATTTTAGAACAGAGCAAAGAGAAAAAAAGAATTCTTCTGCTTAACAAAACAGATTTGCCTTCCGTTTGGAATCCGAACGAAGAGCCGTCCATTGCAGGAGAGATGGTCATTCAGACCTCCATGTCACAAAAAATCGGAATCGAGACCTTGAAAGAACAAATCAAAGAACTGGTATTTCAAGGACAAGTCATTATCTCAAACGATGGAATGTTAAACAATGTCCGTCACAAAAACTCATTAATTCATGCCATCAAGAGCAGTGAAGATGCCCTCGACTCCATCGAACAGGCACTTCCTCTTGATATCTTGGAAACAGATTTCAAAAACTGTTGGACCTATCTTGGAGAAATCACAGGAGAAACCGTATCAGAAGAGTTGTTGGACACCATCTTCAAAAACTTCTGTATCGGAAAATAAAACCATACTATAAATGAAGGAGATTATCTATGAAAGAAATGTTTGAAATTCTGACAGACTCCACCTTTGACCTTATGCCGAAACAAGTTGATGAATTGAATATATCCGTTGTTCCGATGAGCTTTCAAATGGAAGGTGTCAACTACCTGCATTACCATGATTTTCGACAAATGTCATTAGATGAATTCTATACCAAATTGAAGAAGAACAACTCAGTCAGCACAAGTCAAACAACCCCACATCAATTCTATGAACAATTCCTTCCTTTTGCAAAAGAAGGAAAAAATTTCTTATATATCAGCTTTTCAAGTGGATTGAGTGGAACTTATGATTCGTCCATCCTTGCATTGGATCAACTTCGCACGGAATTTCCGAATGTAACAATGCACGCAGTAGATTCTCTCAGTGCATCCGGTGGGGAAGGACTTGTCGTTTACCTTGCTTGCAAAATGAGAAAGAACGGAGCAACCTTGGAAGAAACAAAACGATGGGTAGAACAAAAAGCATCCAAACACATCGTTCACTGGGTCAGTATCGACAATCTGACACAGTTGTCACGGGGAGGTCGAATCAATCCCGTTCTTGCTTCTGTCGGCAATCTTCTCCATGTCAAACCTCTCCTCTGTGTAACAGAAAAAGGAACCTTGGATTTGAAAGAAAAATGCAGAGGTAACAAAGCCAAATACAAAAATGCTGTCGACACCCTCACTCAAAAATGGCTTCCTAACGAACATAGTGAAATCATTATCTTTCATGCGAATGCGAAAGAAGACGCATTGAAACTCAAAACACTTTTGGAAGAACAAGAGATTGTAAAACAGTACCAACCACATATCATGCTCTCCCAAATAGGACCGGTCATTGCATCACACACCGGACAAGGTGCTGTATGTATGGCATTCTACGGAACCGAAAGATAGGATACGACATAGGATAGCAATTCCAATCATTTGCATCAAAGTGATTGGAATTGCTGTTTTTATAAAAAACAACACTCTTACAAGCGTCCACTCCATCTTCTCCCATTTCTATCCTCTGTTCCAGTTTCATTTTTGAAATATTCATCGTATCCGGACATATCAGAAGAGTCATTCCAACGCAAAATTGATATATTTTTTATTCTGTGCTATGATGAACAATATGGTAAGAGATTATCAATCAAAAGTTCTGTAGTAAGAGGTAATCTCCTCTTACAAAAGAGCCTTTCTACATAGAACAAGCGGAATGGAGGTTTTACTATCAGCGCGCAAAAAAAATTGTTTTTACGATATGTCATTCCATCTATTGCAGCGATGTGGGTTTTTTCAATCTACACCATGGTAGACGGGTTTTTCGTTGCAAAATTTGTCGGAGAACAAACTCTCTCCGCTATCAATGTCGTTCTTCCGTTCATCAACGGAATTTTTTCAATCGCGATTTTATTTTCTACCGGAACAGCTACTTTGGTGGGAATTTCACTTGGAGAAAACAATCACAAAAAAGCAAACGCACTCTTTACGTTCACCACGGTTGTAGAATTACTGTTCTCCATCTTGTTATATGTTGTATGTCGATTGAATATCATACACCTTGCAAGTTTCTTAGGTGCCACACCGTCTATTGTCAGTGATGTTACCACCTATCTGAAAATCATTCTGTTATTTAACAGCTTCTTTATTATTTCTTACAATTTGGAAGTGCTTGTGAAAACTGACGGATTCCCTGCACTTGCAACAATCGGAGTGTTGCTGAGTGCATTCACCAACATCTTCTTGGACTATCTTTTTGTCGGAGTATTTCACTGGGGCATTTCAGGAGCTGCTTGGGCAACCGGTATCGCTCAAGTATTTTCCACAGCGTTATTTATGACTCACTTTCTTTCAAAACGCTCTGTGTTAAAATTTCGTAGCTTTGAATGGGATTTTAAGATTTATGCCAAAATTTTATTTATCGGATTCGGAAGCTTTATCTCGGAAATTTCTACCGGTGTCATCATTTTCTTATATAACAATCATATTGTAAAAGTGATTGGAGAAACAGGCTTGATTTCATACACCGTACTCTCGTATATCAATCTGTTTGTCAGTATGTCCATGATTGGTCTCACACAGGGAATGCAACCGCTCGTAAGTTATTACTACGGCAAAAAAGATCCGGACTCCTACCATAAATTTCTCAAATTTTCTTTCATCGGAATTTTAGGATTATCCGCGACCTTCTATGTCATCACTCTATTATTCCGTCAACAGCTGACCGGCATCTTCATTCGTGCGGAGCATGCAGAGTTGTTCGCATATACACAAAGAGCGCTGTTCTACTTTGCACCGTCCTTCTTATTGATTGGATTTAATTTATTGATTTCCGGATATTTTGCATCCATCGGATACGCAAAACACTCCCTTATCATTGCCATTGCAAGAGGGTTCCTCTTTATTTGGATAGCACTTTCGGTAGCAACCTATTTACAAAAAGATACCTTGTTGTGGTTATCTTCGTTCTTCTCAGAACTCATCACACTACTGGTATCCATCTTACTGATACTATCCATCATGAAAAAGAAAAACCTCTCTTCTATAAACGAAGAGCAGACATCTTAACATTTTGAAAGAAATGCTCTGTTTCACCTTCTCATCATGAAAGTAAGTGAAATAGAGTAGTGGAGTAAACCATGAATCGTAACTTAACATGATAACAAAGGTCAGGTAAGTATCCGTACTCAGAGTATAGCGGACCATAAAATAAGTGAAACAAATCATAGTATCACATATTTTCATACTATAAAAAATAGCATTAGGATGATTCCTAATGCTATTTCTATCTAAACTTCATTTCTATCAAATTTATGTTCTATCCATTAAGCTCTTTTTGTTTTCAAAACCGCTTTACAGATTCCTACCGTAATAACTACCGACAGAATTGCTTCGGGGATTCCGTTATGAATCGCAACTCCCGTAAACAATGTTGCCACAGCTGATGTGCTCATATCAAGTTTTTCAGCCAATTTCCCGCTATATAACAAATATCCCAAGCCCAATACTCCGACCGTATTTGTCAATGTTCCCAAGAATGCCGCAACAGACATTGCAACAGAATCATTTTTCACACGAGTTGAAATCGCACGGTACACAAAGTATGTGACCAAACCGATTAACATTCTCGGCAAAATGGAAATCAACGGATTCCAAAAAATAAATGATGTCGGCAAAGGTACCAGAAACGCTCTTACCATAGATACGATTCCGAACAACAATCCTACCATCATCCCAATCATAGGTCCTTCCAAAATCGCTCCGACAATAACAGGAATGTGCATTGTGGTAACCGAAATTGCACCTACTGTGATAAAACCTAATGGCGTAAAGCCCAATACTGCTGAAATTGCCCCAAGCATCCCGACTACTGTCAGTTGGCGAGTGGACATTCCTTTTTTTGATACTTCTTGCATCGTTTTTTCTCCTTTCGTTCCAGTTCTTAACCAAGATACCGGACTATTCAGTTTTTTATTACCGAAAAGTATTATACGCCTCTCTTGTTGAAAAATCAATCCTTTCTATCTCAAAATGTTATATTTCTATTTCAAAAATCAATCCTCTCTCTCATTAATTTGATAATTCACTCCAAAACGTTGTCCACCCTCAACCTTCTTTAAAAAACATTAAACCACTACACACATTGTTTTTCCAATATATATAGCGGTTTTTATCAACACTTTTTGTCCTATAGGTCTCTTAATCACTTCCGTGTTGAGCAGATAGCGTTCATTATACTGATATCTATTAAAACTCACATTGCTACTCCAATCTCTATCAGCAATACTTCTAATCCTGTCATCCTCTATCTTCATTCATTACAGGATATGTCATTTATCTACTATCCGGTAGGTTTTCATATTAAACCCTACTGTATCATACAGTTTGCACTATACAAAAAGAAAAAGCGGAAAGAAATCTCTCCGCTTTTTCTGCTTCTATTTTATTTAATATCTTGTTATTTTTGTTTTTTTGCTGCTACATCTGCCAAATAATATTTACCTGGTGTATTGAAATATTCTTTGGCAAGTTCTCTTACTTTTGGTGCCAATGCGATTACTGCAATCATGTTAGGGATAATAATCAATGCCAAGAATACGTCAGTGATGTCGAACAATGTTCCCAAGTCAGGATAAAGTCCTCCTACGATTGCTACAATATACACAAATTTCCAATATTTAGCAAATTTTGTTCCGAATAAGAATTCTGCTTGTTTTTCTCCATAGAATGTAATTACGATGATAGTTGATAATACGAATAAAATAACACAAATTGTTACAAGAGCATCTCCAGCAGAGCCGTATACTGCTCTAAATGCCATAGAAGGCATTCCTCCTGCATTAGCAGGTTCAACAGCTGTCCAAGCTCCGGATACCAATACGGTCAATGCTGTTACAGTACATACAATCAATGTATCCACAACTACTTCAAAGATAGCCCATAACCCTTGTCTTACAGGGTGATCTACTGTTGCGGTAGAGTGGGCGATAGGTGCAGTACCCATACCTGCTTCATTGGAGTATACTCCACGAGCAGCTCCCCAACGAAGAGCCAATTTAACAGTAGTCCCGGCAAATGCTCCTGTTGCTGCATGTCCGGTAAATGCTCCCGCAAAAATATTTCCTAATACCACAGGAATATTTGCAATATTAAGTGCTATAATTCCTAATGCCGCTACGATATAGATACCCGCCATCAAAGGCACCAATTTATCTGTAACACTTGCAATACGTTTAAATCCACCAACAACTACAAGTAACACTACTATAACCAATGCTGCAATGATTCCGATTTTAAAATTTTGTAATTGAGCAGGATTTTCTTGAATTGATTGTGGTAACAGTGTTACTACATTTTGAACGATAGACGCTCCTTGTGTTGAAATAGATGGAGCAATTTCTATCATAAGTAAAAATGCAAACCAATAACCGAAGAATTTACCGATTCCTCCCAAACCTAATTCTCCAAGCCCCTTCGCACAATAGTAAAAAGGTCCTCCGGAATGTTCTCCTTTTTCATTTGTTTCACGGTAATGAACCCCTAGAACGATTTCCACAAACTTTGTAGCACAACCTAAGATTGCAAGAATCCACATCCAAAAAACTGCTCCCGGACCACCATATGCAATCGCAACAGGTACTCCGATAATGTTAGATGCACCGATACTTGATGCAAGTGCCGCAACCGCAGCTGAGAATGGTGATACTGCGTTTGGATCATCCGTTTTCGGTTTAGAGAACATCTTACCGAATGTTTGAGAACAAACATAAGGGAATCTTGTGAGTTGCAATGCTTTCAATTGCAATGTACACCAAATTCCACCACCACCGATTAAGATTAGTATTGGGGGACCCCAAAACCAACCTGCAAATGATACCATAATTTTCATAATAGATTCCATAATGCCCTCCTTAACGTTTCTATAACTTGAATACCAAAATAGAAGCGACCATTTCCCTACAGTATGTAAGAAAGAGACATATCCTTGTAACGGACACACCTCAAGCATTTTAATCACTTAGACTAAAATGCCGATGGTTTTTTAAGATATTAATTCTTGCTCTAAGTATAACAATATTCTAAGAAGTAAGCAATCTATTTTTTATAAAATTTGTTTTTTATTTTCTGAATTTTCTTATCACAACTTTTTATTTTGAATACATCATTCTCTTTATTCTGTTTTTTTGATACAATTTTTGATTTTCTTCAAAACAGCACCGTGCATCCATTTATTTCAAACAAAATTATTTTGCATTCTTCTTAATTCATTTTGTTTGAAATGAATATGATAATAAACGATACAAACAAACACTATGACTATACAAATCATCTTAAACAACCTATCTTAAACATAGGGCAACAGATATCGTTCGAATCAATTTCAACAAAGAAAAGGATACTCTTCTCCCGAGATGATCTGTTTTGATTCTTCTTTATCATAAACTGAATACCACAATCCGTTCCATTTGCCTTCTATAATAATTTAATATCGTTATGCATCATTCCACGACTCCAATCTCTGTATTCAAC
Coding sequences within it:
- a CDS encoding DUF4026 domain-containing protein; the protein is MTLLEQCQKWFKEGEVDKIEEVVMSLSEEERTPELLSELGRVWIYRSADSMIEEECCNRAIEILKPLEQDLSDNHNYQYRMGMAYEGLQQYQPAKAHFEKALELLPDDEDTIAMIELCDRMMGGISLEPWERFSIMRGVYPKGKEDFSKENLRERLDSLDDVKCVAFEYSEEENSVAFKVVYQDNEYDFDMFMDGFDSDIIFELQRKYFTKEDEREISSSDTALVLYTEVQKNPLETIHLQIKLLYALVPDMLAIYAESQECMLNKREIAMVAQSKAGLRPMDLYRVQAVEGPNGDVWLHTHGLMPLGITELEILGADKDSVDSMFSLINSVASQMIEDCYKDDGEKAVSFFVGNCSNGEPIEGCYNEDDEKPVIFFVGNCSDGDPIVTTVVPWMSGIKEYEEDGVQGLEEDRQSSHNTYTSLIFLYRNEEDFHNEILTKPASFAEKIGENPLFMFGTKTTEIMAAMARERVSYPQRALQLQQKSQDEDIRVIAKIAVDVMTDEGEEAVEHVWFTIDRITEKEISGILLQELFGNGGIVPGDRGTYPLSQLTDWSISFKGVSIDSRVAYLLDILQNEEL
- a CDS encoding DMP19 family protein, with protein sequence MDTGRIKSGDESDKGLELHMEQVYKKITVDDLKNIDDTWDITQPMYWRVDIYGSYEEYLKSAEAFTLEQRYLLATTWYFLEVNNGGHWQFLENSTGIVWEDTLNGFQLFGMNELAANLQKIADCFGGRIPYDRDMRCDRLQEWMQDEKIEDLFEDADSFVYDYEGVYEDEYVRTHPEKFVFDGYYEMS
- the rpmH gene encoding 50S ribosomal protein L34 is translated as MKRTYQPKRRQRKKVHGFRKRMQSATGRNVLRRRRAKGRKRLSA
- the rnpA gene encoding ribonuclease P protein component, with the translated sequence MIFSSLKKNEDFRTVYNRGKSFANRQLVFYYMPNKLSENRVGFSISKKFGKAVYRNKARRRLKEILRASSCKKQGYDMIFIVRPGAKEADYATLEKSVTHLFQKTEMI
- the yidD gene encoding membrane protein insertion efficiency factor YidD; protein product: MTKLLKKIIIALIRFYQLALSPLKQPTCQFSPTCSQYSIEAIERFGVIKGTYLSVRRILKCHPFHEGGYDPVPEKWKS
- a CDS encoding YidC/Oxa1 family membrane protein insertase, which produces MTTPIAKVLGMLLKMIYTVTQNYGLAIIFFTIIVKLAMLPLTLSQNKSMMEMNKIQPLIQDIQKKYPKDKQKQAELTTQLYKEHGVNPMMGCLPLLVQMPILFALFRALRNPVEYVFGSETLFQVADTSFLWLKNLSSPDIITIGGFAFPFIFPIVAAAATFIDTKMTMLKNDKKKEKQKDGKQNQPENPGESMQKTMLYMMPLMIFWWGRSFPAGLSIYWAVSTLFSIAQRKIVERISLSKEKGTQAIERRK
- the jag gene encoding RNA-binding cell elongation regulator Jag/EloR, giving the protein MRTIDVLAKTKEEAIAKAMAELNVPMERLEVEVIEEATKGFLGLIGKKECHIRVTELDDTRAEEFATEFLNGLFEVTNTDCSFTCEKDEDGILHINVEGEESSLFIGRRGDTLDALQMLTTLVVNRQLEDYQKIMIDIEDYREKREESLTNYVKKMARQVAKYKRSVKLDPMNPYDRRIAHSVLQGDPYVTTYSEGKDPYRRVVISLKKEKRVPQIAEDPEE
- a CDS encoding methylated-DNA--[protein]-cysteine S-methyltransferase, producing the protein MKYYQIYTFDIIGTITAIATEDYITHLSFADRSSFFHPSSEKLEQRETALLKQLNRQLWEYVRKERTVFTVPFSAKGTPFQEKVWHQLCQIPYGCTETYKEIAVAIGNQQASRAVGMANNKNPISILIPCHRVIGSNGSPVGYAGGLDKKIQLLYLEGNNYVYR
- the mnmE gene encoding tRNA uridine-5-carboxymethylaminomethyl(34) synthesis GTPase MnmE → MFIDDTIAAIATATGEGGIGIIRISGMHSLEIAKKVFRSISNKQPEEYPRTLCYGHIVKDNTVLDEVLTVYMPAPHTYTKEDIVEIQCHGGMIATKMILEWVLENGARMAEHGEFTKRAFLNGRIDLSQAEAIKDIISAQTAKSFLVAQNQLQGSISNKIKSIRNKVTEDVAKITVAVDFPEEDTPEVTYEELKESMLLCQTEMKQLLETFETGRLLKEGLKTAIIGKPNVGKSSLLNEILQEQRAIVTDIEGTTRDVIEEMITIDGVPLRIIDTAGIRDTEDIVEQIGVSRSKEIMQQADLVLVLLDLSRPLTEEDHIILEQSKEKKRILLLNKTDLPSVWNPNEEPSIAGEMVIQTSMSQKIGIETLKEQIKELVFQGQVIISNDGMLNNVRHKNSLIHAIKSSEDALDSIEQALPLDILETDFKNCWTYLGEITGETVSEELLDTIFKNFCIGK
- a CDS encoding DegV family protein, which codes for MKEMFEILTDSTFDLMPKQVDELNISVVPMSFQMEGVNYLHYHDFRQMSLDEFYTKLKKNNSVSTSQTTPHQFYEQFLPFAKEGKNFLYISFSSGLSGTYDSSILALDQLRTEFPNVTMHAVDSLSASGGEGLVVYLACKMRKNGATLEETKRWVEQKASKHIVHWVSIDNLTQLSRGGRINPVLASVGNLLHVKPLLCVTEKGTLDLKEKCRGNKAKYKNAVDTLTQKWLPNEHSEIIIFHANAKEDALKLKTLLEEQEIVKQYQPHIMLSQIGPVIASHTGQGAVCMAFYGTER
- a CDS encoding MATE family efflux transporter, giving the protein MFLRYVIPSIAAMWVFSIYTMVDGFFVAKFVGEQTLSAINVVLPFINGIFSIAILFSTGTATLVGISLGENNHKKANALFTFTTVVELLFSILLYVVCRLNIIHLASFLGATPSIVSDVTTYLKIILLFNSFFIISYNLEVLVKTDGFPALATIGVLLSAFTNIFLDYLFVGVFHWGISGAAWATGIAQVFSTALFMTHFLSKRSVLKFRSFEWDFKIYAKILFIGFGSFISEISTGVIIFLYNNHIVKVIGETGLISYTVLSYINLFVSMSMIGLTQGMQPLVSYYYGKKDPDSYHKFLKFSFIGILGLSATFYVITLLFRQQLTGIFIRAEHAELFAYTQRALFYFAPSFLLIGFNLLISGYFASIGYAKHSLIIAIARGFLFIWIALSVATYLQKDTLLWLSSFFSELITLLVSILLILSIMKKKNLSSINEEQTS
- a CDS encoding ECF transporter S component — translated: MQEVSKKGMSTRQLTVVGMLGAISAVLGFTPLGFITVGAISVTTMHIPVIVGAILEGPMIGMMVGLLFGIVSMVRAFLVPLPTSFIFWNPLISILPRMLIGLVTYFVYRAISTRVKNDSVAMSVAAFLGTLTNTVGVLGLGYLLYSGKLAEKLDMSTSAVATLFTGVAIHNGIPEAILSVVITVGICKAVLKTKRA